One segment of Thunnus thynnus chromosome 19, fThuThy2.1, whole genome shotgun sequence DNA contains the following:
- the pstpip2 gene encoding proline-serine-threonine phosphatase-interacting protein 2, with product MKNLHFKDFFWNSDLTCTSGYDAIIQYLNDGKRTCKEMEDFMKARASIEEKYAKDLLGLSKKVCGHNEMNTLKRSLDMFKLQTEHVSLSHLQLAQSMREEAKKLEEFREKQREAKKKIDQHMDALHKHKSSHYKKTVDSKKTYDQKCRDKEEADQNVNRNTNTNNTKHMEKLYSKAQQAKQNAEEADRIYQQNVTSLGKVTDEWLKEHVKACEMFEKQAMERINFLRNTVWTHLNLLSQQCVTSDELYEEVRKSLEQCDVQEDIEHFVNLRRTGDKPPAPVMYENFYSGQRPPSGAPPPRLPPPVIRRGPLPDPKHNSREDTIYSTVQDAGYSVVQY from the exons AACTCTGACCTGACCTGCACATCAGGTTATGACGCCATCATCCAGTATCTCAATGATGGCAAGAGAACCTGTAAGGAGATGGAGGACTTCATGAAAGCCAG ggCATCAATTGAAGAGAAGTATGCCAAAGATCTCCTTGGTTTGTCCAAGAAGGTGTGTGGACACAATGAGATGAA cacGTTAAAAAGATCCCTGGACATGTTCAAATTAC AGACTGAACATGTGAGTCTGTCACACTTACAACTGGCACAGAGCATGAGAGAGGAGGCCAAGAAACTGGAGGaattcagagaaaaacaaagagaagcgAAGAAAAAG ATAGACCAACATATGGACGCTCTCCACAAACACAAGTCTTCACATTACAAGAAGACAGTGGAT TCAAAGAAGACATATGACCAGAAGTGCCGAGATAAAGAAGAAGCAGATCAGAACGTGAACCGAAACACCAACACCAACAACACCAAGCACATGGAGAAG CTCTACTCAAAAGCGCAACAAGCCAAGCAGAATGCAGAAGaagcag ACAGGATATACCAGCAGAATGTGACCTCGCTGGGGAAGGTCACAGATGAATGGCTGAAGGAGCATGTCAAGGCCTGCGAG ATGTTTGAAAAACAGGCAATGGAGCGGATCAACTTTCTGAGAAACACAGTCTGGACTCACCTCAACTTGCTATcccagcagtgtgtgaccagtgATGAG ttGTATGAGGAAGTGAGGAAATCGCTGGAACAGTGCGATGTCCAGGAAGATATTGAACACTTTGTGAACCTCAGACGGACTGGCGACAAACCACCAG CTCCAGTAATGTACGAGAACTTCTACAGTGGTCAGAGGCCTCCATCTGGAGCGCCACCCCCCCGACTGCCTCCACCAGTCATCAG GAGAGGGCCATTACCTGATCCAAAGCACAACAGCAGGG AAGACACAATCTACTCAACAGTGCAAGACGCAGGGTACAGTGTTGTTCAATACTAA